One window from the genome of Trabulsiella odontotermitis encodes:
- a CDS encoding IS5-like element ISKpn26 family transposase — MSHQLTFADSEFSTKRRQTRKEIFLSRMEQILPWQNMVEVIEPFYPKAGNGRRPYPLETMLRIHCMQHWYNLSDGAMEDALYEIASMRLFARLSLDSALPDRTTIMNFRHLLEQHQLARQLFKTINRWLAEAGVMMTQGTLVDATIIEAPSSTKNKEQQRDPEMHQTKKGNQWHFGMKAHIGVDAKSGLTHSLVTTAANEHDLNQLGNLLHGEEQFVSADAGYQGAPQREELAEVDVDWLIAERPGKVKTLKQHPRKNKTAINIEYMKASIRARVEHPFRIIKRQFGFVKARYKGLLKNDNQLAMLFTLANLFRVDQMIRQWERSQ; from the coding sequence ATGAGCCATCAACTCACCTTCGCCGATAGTGAATTCAGCACTAAGCGCCGTCAGACCCGAAAAGAGATTTTCCTCTCCCGCATGGAGCAGATTCTGCCATGGCAAAACATGGTGGAAGTCATCGAGCCGTTTTATCCCAAGGCGGGCAATGGCCGACGGCCCTATCCGCTGGAGACCATGCTGCGTATTCACTGCATGCAGCATTGGTACAACCTGAGCGACGGTGCCATGGAAGATGCCCTGTACGAAATCGCCTCCATGCGCCTGTTTGCCCGATTATCCCTGGATAGCGCCCTGCCGGATCGCACCACCATCATGAATTTCCGCCACCTGCTCGAGCAGCATCAACTGGCCCGTCAATTGTTCAAGACCATCAATCGCTGGCTGGCCGAAGCAGGCGTCATGATGACCCAAGGCACTTTGGTGGATGCCACCATCATTGAGGCACCCAGCTCTACCAAGAACAAAGAGCAGCAACGCGATCCGGAGATGCATCAGACCAAGAAAGGCAATCAGTGGCACTTTGGCATGAAGGCCCACATTGGTGTCGATGCCAAGAGTGGCCTGACCCACAGCCTAGTCACCACCGCGGCCAACGAGCATGACCTCAATCAGCTGGGTAATCTGCTTCATGGAGAGGAGCAATTTGTCTCAGCCGATGCCGGCTACCAAGGAGCGCCACAGCGCGAGGAGCTGGCCGAGGTGGATGTGGACTGGCTGATCGCCGAGCGTCCCGGCAAGGTAAAAACCTTGAAGCAGCATCCGCGCAAGAACAAAACGGCCATCAACATCGAATACATGAAAGCCAGCATCCGTGCCAGGGTGGAGCACCCGTTTCGCATCATCAAGCGGCAGTTCGGCTTCGTGAAAGCCAGATACAAAGGGCTGCTGAAAAACGATAACCAACTGGCGATGTTATTCACCCTGGCCAACCTGTTTCGGGTGGACCAAATGATACGTCAGTGGGAGAGATCTCAGTAA
- a CDS encoding copper resistance protein yields the protein MNILITTTAFTALFCGAAFAQSSDIAHEAHRFVNNASAVSHVNSSTHENLPDRVNKNNTPSFSEMNEHERAIVAHSFMNNSASYAHQKMIEEHKKMLSGSDANSKTSSSSFNELNAGEKAALVHEQVNNAGAEAHQTQARKLRGLYSTR from the coding sequence ATGAATATATTAATCACGACCACTGCGTTTACAGCTTTATTTTGTGGGGCAGCTTTTGCTCAGTCCAGTGATATTGCCCATGAAGCACATCGATTTGTTAATAATGCCTCAGCCGTCAGTCATGTGAATTCCTCGACGCATGAAAACTTACCGGACAGGGTTAATAAAAACAACACGCCCTCATTCTCTGAAATGAATGAACATGAAAGGGCCATTGTTGCTCATTCATTTATGAACAACAGCGCGTCCTATGCGCATCAGAAAATGATTGAGGAACATAAAAAAATGCTGTCCGGCAGTGATGCAAATTCAAAGACCTCGTCTTCTTCTTTTAACGAACTGAATGCCGGAGAAAAAGCCGCTCTCGTGCATGAGCAGGTCAATAATGCCGGTGCGGAAGCACATCAGACGCAGGCAAGAAAGCTTCGCGGGCTGTATTCGACCAGGTAA
- a CDS encoding peptidoglycan DD-metalloendopeptidase family protein, whose translation MYSTDVVKENAYLSATRSGLESNEIATLQRSLPSRFNLRHLKKNESLKLVLQKKAGKSRVVAYKFTSGSFNYTAYRISDKKFYNLSDTSGKGSLDYPLPATARLSSPFNPARLNPVSGKVSPHNGIDYSMPMNTKIVSVIDGKITRAEYNSTMGYFVEVTGKAGVKTRYLHLNKILVTKGARVTRGDAIALSGNSGRSSGPHLHYELVINNNPVNSLAFRAAAPADNKLEQHAFAHARDYERYLD comes from the coding sequence ATGTATTCTACCGATGTCGTAAAAGAAAATGCCTACCTTTCAGCCACCCGCTCGGGGCTGGAATCGAACGAGATCGCTACTCTTCAGCGCTCCTTGCCTTCCCGGTTTAATCTGCGGCATTTGAAAAAAAATGAATCATTAAAACTCGTACTGCAAAAGAAAGCGGGAAAATCACGTGTCGTGGCCTATAAATTTACGTCCGGTTCATTTAATTACACGGCGTATCGTATATCAGATAAAAAGTTCTATAACCTTTCCGATACTTCCGGGAAAGGCAGTCTCGATTATCCGTTACCGGCCACAGCAAGACTCAGTTCGCCTTTCAATCCTGCAAGACTTAACCCGGTATCGGGAAAAGTGAGTCCCCATAATGGCATTGATTATTCCATGCCCATGAACACGAAAATAGTCAGCGTCATCGACGGAAAAATCACCCGGGCCGAATACAACAGTACCATGGGATATTTTGTTGAAGTAACGGGAAAAGCCGGTGTTAAAACTCGCTATCTCCACCTCAATAAAATACTCGTTACTAAAGGGGCCAGGGTTACCCGGGGAGACGCTATTGCGTTATCCGGTAACAGCGGACGTTCATCCGGTCCTCATCTGCATTACGAGCTGGTCATCAATAACAATCCTGTTAACTCACTGGCGTTCCGGGCAGCGGCACCCGCTGATAACAAACTTGAACAGCATGCCTTTGCGCATGCCAGAGACTACGAACGATACCTGGACTGA
- a CDS encoding DUF2933 domain-containing protein, which translates to MKSTTYALIAVAAIAAFALLREHWSHVAGYWPYLLLLVCPLMHLFHGHGGHGDHQHQGSENDKKN; encoded by the coding sequence ATGAAAAGTACCACCTATGCGCTTATTGCTGTCGCCGCGATCGCGGCATTTGCCCTCCTGCGCGAACACTGGTCACATGTGGCAGGTTACTGGCCATATCTGTTATTGCTGGTCTGCCCGCTAATGCATCTTTTCCACGGCCACGGAGGGCATGGAGATCATCAACATCAAGGAAGTGAAAACGATAAAAAAAATTAA
- the silP gene encoding Ag(+)-translocating P-type ATPase SilP: MLQICIRRVTVKNDNAVEHNNQTASEQTSSPDESHALHKVRDPVCGMVILPDKAHSSIRYQDHQLYFCSASCESKFKAHPDHYFTEDASEHHHHHDHHEVSPDKIKQSHRQAEKEISEGVWTCPMHPEIRRSGPGSCPVCGMALEPLVATASTGTSDELRDMTRRFWLGLLLAFPVLILEMGSHLFPALRNTVPPQYNTWLQLLLASPVVLWCGWPFFARAGMSLRNRSLNMFTLVAMGTGVAWVYSVIATVFPSWFPASFRNMDGLVAIYFEAAAVITVLVLLGQVLELRAREQTSGAITALLNLAPKTARRLDQDGHETDINAEDVLPGDKLRIRPGESIPVDGIVVEGKTTVDESMVTGESMPVTKTEGDPVIGGTINQTGSLIIRAEKVGDETMLSRIVQMVADAQRSRAPIQRMADSVSGWFVPLVILIAVVAFMIWSVWGPEPRMAHGLIAAVSVLIIACPCALGLATPMSIMVGVGKGAQAGVLIKNAEALERLEKVDTLVVDKTGTLTEGSPTVTGIISLNPGGETSLLRVTAAVEKGSQHPLGMAVVKAAQEKGIAIPAVTHFNAPSGKGVSGDVEGQRVVIGNELAMQENSIVIDNQKAVADTLRMEGATVIYVATDGHLAGLIAISDPVKATTPDALKALRQAGIRIVMLTGDNQLTAEAVARKLGIDEVEAGILPDGKKAVITRLKASGHVVAMAGDGVNDAPALAAADVGIAMGTGTDVAIESAGVTLLKGDLMILNRARHLSEITMKNIRQNLFFAFIYNALGVPVAAGLLYPVYGILLSPVIAAAAMALSSVSVIVNALRLKSVRLGK; the protein is encoded by the coding sequence ATGCTTCAGATATGCATAAGGAGAGTTACTGTGAAAAATGACAATGCAGTGGAACATAACAACCAGACTGCTTCTGAGCAGACATCATCCCCGGACGAGAGTCACGCATTGCATAAGGTGAGAGATCCCGTGTGCGGGATGGTCATCCTGCCTGACAAGGCGCACAGCAGCATTCGATACCAGGACCATCAGCTTTATTTCTGCTCCGCCAGCTGTGAGAGCAAATTTAAAGCCCATCCCGATCATTATTTTACCGAAGATGCCAGTGAACATCACCATCACCACGACCACCATGAAGTCAGCCCTGATAAGATAAAACAGTCTCACCGCCAGGCGGAGAAAGAGATTTCTGAAGGTGTGTGGACATGTCCGATGCATCCGGAGATACGCCGTAGTGGTCCCGGAAGCTGTCCTGTCTGTGGAATGGCACTGGAGCCGCTCGTAGCTACGGCATCCACGGGGACGAGTGATGAACTTCGCGACATGACAAGACGCTTCTGGCTGGGGTTGTTGCTGGCGTTTCCGGTTCTGATACTCGAAATGGGTTCTCATCTGTTTCCCGCTTTGAGGAATACAGTACCGCCACAGTACAACACATGGCTGCAGTTACTTCTGGCCTCTCCTGTCGTTTTGTGGTGTGGCTGGCCATTCTTCGCCCGGGCCGGAATGTCGTTACGTAACCGCTCCCTGAATATGTTTACCCTTGTTGCAATGGGGACCGGCGTAGCCTGGGTTTACAGCGTCATTGCAACCGTCTTCCCCTCCTGGTTTCCTGCATCGTTCAGAAACATGGATGGCCTGGTGGCCATTTATTTTGAAGCCGCAGCTGTTATTACGGTGCTTGTTCTGCTGGGACAGGTCCTTGAATTGCGGGCAAGGGAACAAACCTCAGGTGCCATTACTGCGCTTCTTAACCTTGCCCCCAAAACCGCCAGGCGGCTGGATCAAGACGGTCATGAAACGGATATTAATGCGGAAGATGTCCTGCCTGGCGATAAGCTCCGCATCAGACCTGGAGAGAGTATTCCGGTCGACGGTATCGTGGTCGAAGGCAAAACAACCGTTGATGAATCGATGGTGACCGGGGAATCTATGCCTGTTACCAAAACGGAGGGTGACCCTGTCATCGGGGGGACCATTAATCAGACAGGTAGTCTTATCATCCGTGCAGAGAAAGTCGGTGATGAAACGATGCTCTCACGAATTGTTCAGATGGTCGCTGATGCACAGCGTTCGCGGGCCCCCATCCAGAGAATGGCTGACAGCGTTTCAGGCTGGTTTGTTCCTCTGGTGATACTTATCGCGGTTGTTGCTTTCATGATCTGGTCTGTCTGGGGGCCCGAGCCCAGGATGGCGCACGGTCTCATTGCGGCTGTGTCGGTCCTGATTATTGCCTGTCCCTGCGCGCTGGGGCTGGCCACGCCGATGTCGATAATGGTGGGGGTGGGCAAAGGAGCCCAGGCCGGGGTGTTAATCAAGAATGCCGAAGCCCTTGAGCGTCTTGAAAAAGTGGACACGCTGGTTGTCGACAAAACAGGCACGCTCACGGAAGGTTCGCCGACGGTGACAGGGATTATCAGTCTCAATCCGGGTGGGGAAACATCTCTTTTGCGTGTAACGGCCGCAGTGGAAAAAGGCTCGCAGCATCCGCTGGGTATGGCAGTAGTTAAAGCAGCACAGGAAAAGGGGATCGCAATACCCGCAGTCACTCATTTCAATGCGCCGTCGGGTAAAGGTGTCTCAGGCGATGTCGAAGGTCAACGGGTTGTTATTGGTAATGAACTGGCTATGCAGGAAAACAGTATCGTTATTGATAATCAAAAGGCCGTTGCGGATACGTTGCGGATGGAAGGCGCTACCGTTATCTATGTGGCCACAGACGGGCACCTTGCAGGCCTGATAGCTATCTCGGATCCCGTGAAAGCAACCACGCCGGATGCGCTTAAAGCTTTGCGTCAGGCGGGGATCCGCATCGTTATGCTCACCGGGGATAACCAGCTTACCGCTGAAGCAGTCGCACGGAAACTGGGAATAGATGAGGTTGAAGCCGGGATTCTGCCGGATGGCAAAAAAGCAGTGATAACCCGACTGAAAGCGTCTGGCCATGTGGTTGCGATGGCCGGAGACGGTGTGAATGATGCCCCGGCGCTGGCAGCGGCTGACGTGGGTATAGCCATGGGAACGGGTACAGATGTGGCAATTGAAAGTGCCGGAGTCACCCTTCTCAAAGGCGACTTGATGATACTGAACAGGGCCCGTCATCTGTCAGAAATCACCATGAAAAATATCCGACAGAATCTGTTTTTTGCATTTATCTACAACGCACTTGGCGTGCCTGTGGCTGCAGGTCTGCTTTATCCTGTGTATGGAATACTGCTGTCGCCAGTTATTGCGGCGGCGGCCATGGCTCTTTCCTCCGTCAGCGTCATTGTGAATGCGTTGCGTCTGAAAAGTGTCAGGCTCGGGAAATAA
- a CDS encoding DUF411 domain-containing protein, with protein MKKVVLMALALGLSLPAMASEKVIDMYKSENCGCCSLWGKAMEKDGFEVRTHVMNDQALSALKEKHAVPAGLRSCHTAVVGNLIIEGHVPAATIHKAMQSGSGIYGLATPGMPAGSPGMEMGARKEAYDVIAFSPEGSKKVFQRIE; from the coding sequence ATGAAAAAAGTGGTTCTAATGGCCCTGGCTCTCGGCCTGTCACTGCCTGCAATGGCGAGTGAAAAAGTCATTGATATGTACAAATCTGAAAACTGTGGCTGTTGTTCCCTGTGGGGCAAAGCGATGGAAAAAGACGGGTTCGAAGTGCGAACTCACGTCATGAATGATCAGGCGCTGTCAGCCCTGAAAGAAAAGCATGCTGTTCCTGCTGGACTACGAAGTTGTCATACCGCGGTTGTAGGTAATTTGATCATTGAAGGCCATGTGCCTGCGGCAACGATACATAAGGCCATGCAGTCTGGTTCGGGTATATACGGTCTCGCCACCCCCGGTATGCCAGCAGGAAGTCCGGGAATGGAGATGGGGGCCCGAAAAGAGGCTTACGATGTTATCGCATTCTCACCGGAGGGCAGTAAAAAAGTCTTCCAGCGAATCGAATAG
- the silA gene encoding Cu(+)/Ag(+) efflux RND transporter permease subunit SilA, with protein MIEWIIRRSVANRFLVMMGALFLSIWGTWTIINTPVDALPDLSDVQVIIKTSYPGQAPQIVENQVTYPLTTTMLSVPGAKTVRGFSQFGDSYVYVIFEDGTDLYWARSRVLEYLNQVQGKLPAGVSSEIGPDATGVGWIFEYALVDRNGKHDLSELRSLQDWFLKFELKTIPNVAEVASVGGVVKQYQIQVNPVKLSQYGISLPEVKQALESSNQEAGGSSVEMAEAEYMVRASGYLQSIDDFNNIVLKTGENGVPVYLRDVARVQTGPEMRRGIAELNGQGEVAGGVVILRSGKNARDVITAVRDKLETLKASLPEGVEIVTTYDRSQLIDRAIDNLSSKLLEEFIVVAIVCALFLWHVRSALVAIISLPLGLCIAFIVMHFQGLNANIMSLGGIAIAVGAMVDAAIVMIENAHKRLEEWDHQHPGEQIDNATRWKVITDASVEVGPALFISLLIITLSFIPIFTLEGQEGRLFGPLAFTKTYSMAGAAALAIIVIPILMGFWIRGKIPAETSNPLNRVLIKAYHPLLLRVLHWPKTTLLVAALSIFTVIWPLSQVGGEFLPKINEGDLLYMPSTLPGVSPAEAAALLQTTDKLIKSVPEVASVFGKTGKAETATDSAPLEMVETTIQLKPEDQWRPGMTIDKIIDELDRTVRLPGLANLWVPPIRNRIDMLSTGIKSPIGIKVSGTVLSDIDATAQSIEAVAKTVPGVVSVLAERLEGGRYIDIDINREKASRYGMTVGDVQLFVSSAIGGAMVGETVEGVARYPINIRYPQDYRNSPQALKQMPILTPMKQQITLGDVADINVVSGPTMLKTENARPASWIYVDARGRDMVSVVNDIKTAISEKVKLRPGTSVAFSGQFELLEHANKKLKLMVPMTVMIIFILLYLAFRRVDEALLILMSLPFALVGGIWFLYWQGFHMSVATGTGFIALAGVAAEFGVVMLMYLRHAIEAHPELSRKETFTPEGLDEALYHGAVLRVRPKAMTVAVIIAGLLPILWGTGAGSEVMSRIAAPMIGGMITAPLLSLFIIPAAYKLIWLRRHKKSVS; from the coding sequence ATGATTGAATGGATTATCCGGCGCTCTGTCGCCAACCGTTTCCTGGTCATGATGGGGGCCCTGTTTCTCAGCATCTGGGGTACATGGACGATTATTAACACGCCGGTCGATGCCTTGCCTGACCTGTCAGATGTGCAGGTCATTATCAAAACCAGCTATCCCGGCCAGGCCCCGCAGATTGTAGAAAACCAGGTCACCTATCCACTTACCACCACCATGCTGTCCGTACCTGGCGCAAAAACCGTGCGTGGTTTTTCACAGTTCGGGGATTCGTATGTGTATGTCATTTTTGAAGACGGCACCGATCTGTACTGGGCCCGTTCCCGCGTGCTGGAATATCTGAATCAGGTTCAGGGAAAACTGCCTGCCGGTGTGAGTTCTGAAATCGGTCCTGATGCCACGGGTGTGGGCTGGATTTTTGAATATGCCCTTGTCGATCGCAACGGAAAACACGACCTTTCAGAACTGCGCTCTCTGCAGGACTGGTTCCTGAAATTTGAGCTGAAAACCATCCCGAACGTGGCTGAGGTCGCTTCGGTTGGCGGCGTGGTGAAACAGTACCAGATTCAGGTCAATCCGGTAAAACTGTCCCAGTACGGTATCAGCCTGCCCGAAGTGAAACAGGCACTTGAATCGTCTAACCAGGAGGCCGGTGGCTCATCCGTTGAAATGGCCGAAGCGGAGTATATGGTCCGTGCCAGCGGTTATCTTCAGAGCATTGATGATTTTAATAACATCGTCCTGAAAACAGGTGAGAACGGCGTGCCGGTTTATCTGCGGGATGTTGCCCGCGTGCAGACCGGGCCCGAAATGAGGCGTGGTATTGCCGAGCTGAACGGCCAGGGAGAAGTCGCTGGCGGCGTGGTGATCCTGCGGTCGGGTAAAAATGCGCGCGACGTTATCACGGCAGTGAGGGATAAACTGGAGACGCTGAAGGCCAGCCTGCCGGAAGGCGTTGAAATCGTGACCACCTACGATCGCAGCCAGTTAATCGACCGGGCGATTGATAACCTCAGTTCCAAACTTCTGGAAGAGTTTATCGTGGTGGCCATCGTCTGTGCTCTGTTCCTGTGGCACGTACGTTCTGCCCTGGTGGCGATTATCTCTCTGCCGCTTGGCCTGTGTATCGCCTTTATCGTCATGCACTTCCAGGGACTGAACGCCAATATCATGTCGCTGGGAGGGATAGCGATTGCCGTCGGTGCGATGGTGGATGCCGCCATTGTGATGATTGAAAATGCGCACAAACGGCTTGAGGAGTGGGATCATCAGCATCCGGGTGAGCAGATTGACAACGCCACCCGCTGGAAGGTGATTACCGACGCCTCCGTGGAAGTGGGACCCGCGTTGTTCATTAGCCTGCTGATCATCACCCTGTCCTTTATTCCTATCTTTACCCTGGAAGGGCAGGAAGGTCGTCTGTTTGGCCCGCTGGCATTCACGAAAACGTACTCCATGGCGGGAGCGGCCGCACTGGCCATCATCGTCATTCCTATTCTGATGGGATTCTGGATCCGGGGGAAAATTCCTGCCGAGACAAGTAACCCCCTGAACCGGGTGCTGATCAAAGCGTATCATCCTTTGCTGCTGCGGGTCCTCCACTGGCCAAAAACAACCCTGCTGGTTGCGGCCTTGTCCATTTTCACGGTTATCTGGCCACTGAGTCAGGTGGGCGGTGAATTTCTGCCGAAGATTAACGAGGGCGATCTGCTGTATATGCCGTCGACCTTGCCTGGCGTCTCTCCGGCAGAAGCTGCAGCGCTCCTGCAGACAACAGACAAGTTAATCAAAAGCGTTCCTGAAGTGGCTTCTGTATTTGGCAAGACCGGTAAAGCAGAGACCGCAACGGATTCCGCGCCGCTCGAAATGGTGGAAACCACGATCCAGCTCAAACCTGAGGATCAGTGGCGTCCCGGCATGACAATTGACAAGATTATTGATGAACTCGACAGGACAGTCCGTTTACCGGGTCTGGCAAACCTCTGGGTGCCGCCTATCCGTAACCGTATTGATATGCTCTCAACCGGGATCAAAAGCCCGATAGGTATCAAAGTGTCCGGGACTGTTCTGTCCGATATCGACGCGACGGCGCAGAGTATCGAGGCGGTAGCCAAAACCGTGCCTGGCGTGGTGTCTGTCCTGGCTGAGCGACTTGAGGGCGGGCGCTACATCGATATCGATATCAACCGGGAGAAAGCCTCCCGCTACGGGATGACGGTAGGTGATGTCCAGCTGTTCGTCTCTTCAGCAATCGGAGGTGCTATGGTGGGTGAGACGGTTGAAGGGGTGGCCCGGTACCCTATTAACATTCGCTACCCGCAGGATTACCGGAACAGTCCGCAGGCGCTGAAACAGATGCCGATCCTGACCCCGATGAAGCAGCAGATCACGCTGGGCGATGTCGCGGATATTAACGTCGTTTCTGGACCAACCATGCTGAAAACCGAAAATGCCCGGCCAGCCAGCTGGATTTATGTTGATGCCCGCGGCAGGGACATGGTGTCGGTGGTTAACGACATTAAGACGGCCATCAGCGAGAAAGTGAAACTGAGACCGGGAACCAGTGTGGCATTCTCCGGACAGTTTGAACTGCTTGAGCATGCCAACAAGAAACTGAAGCTGATGGTGCCGATGACGGTGATGATCATTTTCATCCTGTTGTATCTGGCATTCCGCCGGGTTGACGAAGCCCTGCTGATCCTGATGAGCCTGCCGTTCGCCCTGGTTGGCGGAATATGGTTCCTGTACTGGCAGGGCTTCCATATGTCAGTGGCGACCGGAACCGGGTTTATCGCCCTGGCCGGGGTGGCAGCAGAGTTTGGCGTGGTCATGCTGATGTATCTGCGTCATGCCATTGAAGCGCACCCGGAATTGTCCCGTAAAGAGACGTTCACACCGGAAGGTCTTGATGAAGCCCTCTATCATGGTGCCGTACTGCGTGTCCGGCCGAAAGCCATGACCGTGGCGGTGATCATTGCGGGTCTGCTGCCAATACTCTGGGGAACCGGCGCAGGTTCAGAAGTCATGAGCCGTATTGCTGCGCCAATGATTGGTGGGATGATCACGGCTCCGCTGCTGTCCCTGTTCATTATTCCTGCCGCCTACAAATTAATCTGGCTGCGCAGACATAAAAAAAGCGTGTCATAA
- the silB gene encoding Cu(+)/Ag(+) efflux RND transporter periplasmic adaptor subunit SilB, which yields MASLKIKYAAIIISSLIAGGLISVTAWQYLNSSQKTVPAEQKAPEKKVLFWYDPMKPDTKFDKPGKSPFMDMDLVPKYADDSGDKSSGGIRIDPTQVQNLGLKTQKVTRGMLNYSQTIPANVSYNEYQFVIVQARSDGFVEKVYPMTIGDHVKKGTPLIDITIPDWVEAQSEFLLLSSTGGTSTQIKGVLERLRLAGMPEEDIQRLRSTRSIQTRFTIKAPIDGVITAFDLRTGMNISKDKVVAQIQGMDPVWISAAVPESIAYLLKDTSQFEISVPAYPDKTFHVEKWNILPSVDQTTRTLQVRLQVSNKDEFLKPGMNAYLKLNTKSQEMLLIPSQAVIDTGKEQRVITVDDEGKFVPKQIHVLHESQQQSGIGSGLNEGDTVVVSGLFLIDSEANITGALERMRHPEKTESSMPAMSDQPVNMHSGH from the coding sequence ATGGCTTCTTTAAAGATAAAATATGCTGCAATAATTATCAGCAGCCTCATAGCAGGGGGGCTGATATCGGTTACTGCCTGGCAGTATTTAAACTCATCACAAAAAACAGTACCAGCAGAACAAAAGGCACCGGAGAAAAAGGTACTTTTCTGGTATGACCCTATGAAACCGGATACCAAATTTGATAAACCCGGAAAATCGCCCTTTATGGATATGGACCTGGTGCCAAAATATGCTGATGACAGTGGCGATAAAAGCAGTGGCGGGATCCGTATCGACCCAACCCAGGTTCAGAATCTGGGATTAAAAACGCAAAAAGTCACGCGAGGAATGCTGAATTATTCTCAGACAATCCCGGCTAATGTCAGCTATAACGAGTATCAGTTTGTTATTGTGCAGGCGCGTTCTGACGGGTTTGTCGAAAAAGTCTACCCCATGACGATTGGCGATCATGTGAAGAAGGGGACGCCACTTATCGATATTACCATTCCGGACTGGGTGGAAGCACAGAGCGAATTCCTTCTGTTATCCAGCACCGGTGGTACTTCCACGCAAATTAAAGGCGTTCTGGAACGGCTTCGCCTGGCAGGTATGCCGGAAGAGGATATTCAGAGACTGCGTTCTACCCGGAGCATTCAGACCCGTTTTACCATTAAAGCACCTATTGATGGTGTCATTACTGCATTTGACCTGCGCACCGGCATGAATATTTCGAAAGATAAGGTGGTGGCTCAGATTCAGGGAATGGACCCGGTCTGGATCAGCGCTGCAGTGCCAGAATCTATCGCATATCTGCTGAAAGATACGTCGCAGTTTGAAATTTCGGTACCGGCTTATCCGGATAAAACATTCCATGTCGAAAAATGGAACATTCTTCCCAGCGTGGATCAGACAACCCGTACGCTTCAGGTCCGTCTCCAGGTTTCTAATAAGGATGAGTTTCTCAAGCCGGGCATGAATGCCTATCTGAAACTGAATACCAAGAGCCAGGAGATGCTGCTGATACCAAGCCAGGCCGTTATCGATACCGGCAAAGAACAGCGCGTGATTACTGTTGATGATGAAGGCAAGTTTGTGCCGAAACAGATCCACGTTCTGCATGAATCACAGCAACAGTCCGGCATCGGTTCCGGCCTGAATGAAGGCGATACCGTGGTGGTCAGTGGCCTGTTCCTCATTGACTCCGAAGCCAATATTACGGGCGCGCTGGAACGTATGCGCCACCCTGAAAAAACAGAAAGCAGTATGCCAGCAATGTCTGACCAGCCTGTAAATATGCATTCAGGGCACTGA
- a CDS encoding Cu(+)/Ag(+) efflux RND transporter periplasmic metallochaperone SilF, whose translation MRNSLKAVLFGAFSVMFSAGLHAETHQHGDMNAASDASVQQVIKGTGIVKDIDMNSKKITISHEAIPAVGWPAMTMRFTFVNADDAINALKTGNHVDFSFIQQGNISLLKSINVTQS comes from the coding sequence ATGCGTAATTCACTTAAAGCCGTTTTATTTGGTGCCTTCTCTGTCATGTTTTCTGCCGGTCTTCATGCTGAAACACATCAGCATGGCGATATGAATGCTGCCAGTGATGCTTCGGTACAGCAGGTTATCAAGGGCACCGGTATCGTTAAAGACATTGATATGAATAGTAAAAAAATCACCATTTCGCACGAAGCAATCCCGGCGGTGGGCTGGCCTGCAATGACCATGCGCTTCACTTTTGTTAATGCAGACGACGCTATCAATGCCCTGAAAACCGGCAACCATGTCGATTTCTCGTTTATTCAGCAGGGCAATATCTCCTTACTCAAAAGCATTAACGTTACGCAATCCTGA